CGGCCGGTGCGCTCGGCCCAGCGCTGCACCTTGGCGATCGCCTTGTTACGGCGGTCGATCCCGGCGGTGTTGTTGATCGAGTCGCCCTCGACGTCGAGGTCGATGCGGGTGATGCCGTACGTCGTGACGAGGCTCTTGAACACGTCGGCGATGGCGTCGACGTCGGTGCAGCTGTCGGCCAGTTCGGTGCCGGTGGTGTCCGCGGACCAGCCGCCGAAGGAGGGGATGACGTTGCCGCCGCGGGCCTGGAGGGTGGCGATGTCCCGGCCGAAGGTCGCCTTCGAGATCGGCTGCGTGCTGTCGCCGTTCCAGTAGGCGGTGCAGGAACCGGGCGCGGCCGTCTGGAGGAAGGCCAGGGTGAGGTACTTGTTGCCGGAGGCGGCGGCGAGGTCGGCCGGGCTCTCGCCGGTCCAGGACTCGAAGTAGGGCGCGGCCACCTGGGCCGGCAGGGGCTTGCCGAAGGCCGTGAGCGAGGGGGACGAGGGCGCCGCGAGCGCGCTCCCTCCCCCGAGTCCGACGAGCCCGGCGGACAGGGCGCTCACGCTCAGACAGGACAGCAACACGCGGAAATGACCAGGTCGTCTCACTGACGCTCCCAGGGGGAAAGGGCACGCGGGAACTGCGGGATGACAGAACCGCGGGGCGAACCGTGCCCATAATTGGACTAGACCAGCTAACTGTCAAGGTTCTTTACAGTTAGCTTGCCGAGCCCTTTCCGACCCCGCGGTCCGCCCTTGCCCGCCCTGGTTCTTCCGTGTGACGGAAGCGGTGTTGCCGTCCCCCGGCGGCCGCCAAGACGATGCCACTACCACGACAGACGGGAGCCGCAACGATGCCGCACATGACCGCCTTCGCCAGGAACCAGTGGTACGTCGCCGCCTACAGCCACGAGGTCGGTCGCGAGGAGCTGCTCGGACGGACCATCCTCGGTGAACCGCTCGTCTTCTACCGGACCGAGGAGGACGGCACGCCCGTCGCGCTCGCCGACCGCTGTGTGCACCGCCGGTTCCCGCTGCACGAGAAGCCCAGCCGGCTCGACGGCGACAAACTCGTGTGCGGCTACCACGGGTTCACGTACGACACCTCGGGCACCTGTGTGTACGTGCCGGGGCAGAAGCGCGTGCCGCGCACCGCGCGCGTCGCCTCCTACCCCGTGGTCGAACTCGACTCCCTGGTCTGGGTGTGGATCGGCGACCCGGCCCTCGCCGACGCGGACACCATCCCGCGCGCCCGCCACCTCGACTCCCCCGGCTGGGTCACCGTGCGCGGCATGGAGCCCATCGACGCCGACTACGGACTGCTGGTCGACAACCTCCTCGACCTCTCCCACGAGACCTATCTGCACGGCGGCTACATCGGCACCCCCGAGGTCGCCGAGACGCCGATCACCACGGAGGTCGACGAGGGCGCCGGCATCGTCCGGGTGAGCAGGCACATGGACGACGCCGAGTGCCCGCCCTTCTACGCCAGGTCCACCGGCATCGAGGGCCGCATCACCCGCTGGCAGGACATCGAGTACCACGCGCCCTGCCTGTACCTGCTGCACAGCCGTATCGCCC
Above is a window of Streptomyces griseorubiginosus DNA encoding:
- a CDS encoding chitinase, with translation MSALSAGLVGLGGGSALAAPSSPSLTAFGKPLPAQVAAPYFESWTGESPADLAAASGNKYLTLAFLQTAAPGSCTAYWNGDSTQPISKATFGRDIATLQARGGNVIPSFGGWSADTTGTELADSCTDVDAIADVFKSLVTTYGITRIDLDVEGDSINNTAGIDRRNKAIAKVQRWAERTGRTVQFSYTLPTSTHGLEANGLAVLQNAVANHARVDVVNLMTFDYYDGATHDMAADTETAAEGLHAQLAALHPDKSSAKLWSTIGIIEMPGIDDYGPEETFTVGNAATVEEWAEAKRINTLSFWALQRDNGGCPGTGGSDSCSGIAQDTWAFSHTFEKFTSGRHQ
- a CDS encoding aromatic ring-hydroxylating dioxygenase subunit alpha, with translation MPHMTAFARNQWYVAAYSHEVGREELLGRTILGEPLVFYRTEEDGTPVALADRCVHRRFPLHEKPSRLDGDKLVCGYHGFTYDTSGTCVYVPGQKRVPRTARVASYPVVELDSLVWVWIGDPALADADTIPRARHLDSPGWVTVRGMEPIDADYGLLVDNLLDLSHETYLHGGYIGTPEVAETPITTEVDEGAGIVRVSRHMDDAECPPFYARSTGIEGRITRWQDIEYHAPCLYLLHSRIAPVGVLPEADGSDPNGFHTEITYAITPSSDGHVYDFWMVSRDWATEDAEVTEFLRGNNHTVVMQDVDALNLLQKTLGTERAGYQELSINIDTGGLAARRILARLVEEGDKPVEKVL